From Methanomicrobia archaeon, a single genomic window includes:
- a CDS encoding 2-isopropylmalate synthase, which yields MAVEKIVKVLDTTLRDGEQTPGVSLTPEQKVQVARQLDLLGVDIIEAGTAIISEGEQRGIKAIANDGLNADICSFARLLKGDIDAALACDVDAVNLVAPVSDAHIQKKLKLDRETLLAKTIEMAEYVKSHGVAVEISSEDASRADRVFLKSFFVQLAPVVDRLCFCDTVGVLYPERTKEIFRELCTVATPVSIHCHNDFGLGTANSIAAVQAGAQCVHVTVNGLGERAGNASLEEVVIALELLYGVKTRITKAKLYETSRLIRNLTKMPIAPNRPLIGTNAFTHESGMHVHGTLADTTLYEPIDPAIIGRTRRFAFGKHTGKASVKRVLEDMKLTANEEQTQQILAKVKALGDKGKLVTDSDFQALVEDVLRIEREERIKLLDLSVVSGKNVCPTASIRLQINGEEITEASVGIGPVDAAINALRKALAGHEMNDLQLEEYHVDAITGGTDALVNVVVRISRGDRTLTASGVNEDIVIASVNALIHGVNRMYQ from the coding sequence ATGGCGGTCGAGAAGATAGTAAAGGTCCTGGATACCACATTGCGCGATGGTGAGCAAACACCCGGGGTGTCTCTGACCCCTGAACAAAAGGTGCAGGTAGCCCGACAGCTTGATCTACTCGGTGTGGACATCATAGAGGCGGGAACGGCGATCATTTCGGAAGGCGAGCAGCGTGGGATTAAAGCGATCGCGAACGATGGCTTGAACGCGGACATTTGCTCGTTCGCACGGCTCCTTAAAGGCGATATCGATGCCGCACTCGCCTGTGATGTGGACGCCGTGAATCTGGTGGCTCCTGTGTCCGATGCGCACATCCAGAAGAAGCTGAAGCTGGATCGCGAGACACTGCTCGCGAAGACGATCGAGATGGCGGAGTACGTGAAATCGCACGGTGTGGCCGTAGAGATCAGTTCAGAGGACGCATCGCGGGCCGATAGGGTATTCCTGAAATCATTCTTTGTGCAGTTAGCGCCGGTAGTTGACCGGTTATGCTTCTGCGATACAGTAGGCGTGCTCTATCCGGAGCGAACGAAGGAGATCTTCCGGGAGCTCTGCACCGTTGCCACACCCGTTTCCATCCATTGTCATAACGATTTCGGCCTGGGCACGGCGAATTCGATCGCAGCAGTTCAGGCGGGTGCGCAGTGCGTGCACGTCACGGTGAACGGGCTCGGTGAGCGTGCCGGTAACGCATCGTTAGAAGAAGTCGTGATCGCGTTGGAGCTGCTCTACGGCGTGAAGACGCGAATAACGAAGGCGAAATTGTATGAGACCTCACGACTCATCCGGAATTTGACCAAGATGCCTATCGCACCGAATAGGCCGTTGATCGGCACGAATGCATTCACGCACGAGTCAGGCATGCACGTCCACGGAACCCTCGCGGATACAACACTCTACGAGCCGATCGATCCGGCAATCATCGGCAGGACACGCCGGTTCGCCTTCGGTAAGCATACCGGCAAGGCGTCGGTGAAGCGCGTGCTTGAGGACATGAAACTCACGGCCAACGAGGAGCAGACCCAGCAGATCCTAGCGAAGGTGAAGGCGCTTGGCGACAAAGGCAAGCTGGTCACCGATTCCGATTTCCAGGCACTTGTCGAGGATGTCCTGCGCATCGAGCGCGAGGAGCGGATCAAGCTGCTTGACCTCTCCGTGGTCTCCGGGAAGAACGTATGTCCTACCGCATCAATTCGCTTACAGATCAACGGCGAAGAGATAACCGAGGCCAGCGTGGGTATCGGGCCCGTAGATGCAGCGATCAATGCGTTGCGGAAGGCGCTCGCGGGCCACGAGATGAACGATCTACAGCTCGAGGAGTATCACGTCGACGCGATCACCGGCGGAACGGACGCGCTCGTGAATGTCGTTGTCCGGATCAGTCGTGGTGATCGCACACTAACCGCGAGTGGTGTGAACGAGGACATCGTCATCGCCTCGGTGAATGCACTCATTCACGGCGTTAATCGTATGTACCAGTGA
- a CDS encoding flavodoxin (An electron-transfer protein; flavodoxin binds one FMN molecule, which serves as a redox-active prosthetic group) has protein sequence MKAIIIYASRHQGNTAKVARAIAGALNAELVTVDKAQGIAIHEYDLIGLGSGIYWGRHDRMLLALVRAWPAHDNRKAFIFSTSGRAEGGIFNRYTRHLRRAVTEKGFKIAGDFSCRGSDAVGPLKLLGGINRGRPNEADLAAAAQFARGLWVPKEG, from the coding sequence ATGAAGGCCATCATTATCTACGCATCGCGACATCAGGGGAATACGGCAAAAGTGGCACGGGCGATCGCGGGAGCGCTCAATGCTGAACTCGTTACCGTTGATAAGGCGCAGGGCATCGCAATCCACGAGTACGACCTGATCGGGCTCGGCTCGGGGATCTACTGGGGCCGGCACGATAGGATGTTGCTGGCGCTGGTTCGCGCGTGGCCCGCGCACGATAACAGGAAGGCGTTCATCTTCTCCACAAGCGGGCGGGCTGAGGGCGGGATTTTCAACCGATATACCCGGCACTTGCGGCGTGCAGTAACGGAGAAGGGCTTCAAGATAGCCGGTGATTTCTCCTGCCGCGGCTCTGATGCTGTGGGCCCGCTCAAGCTCCTCGGCGGGATCAATAGGGGTCGGCCGAACGAGGCGGATTTAGCAGCGGCCGCGCAGTTCGCGCGCGGGCTGTGGGTGCCGAAAGAAGGATGA